The Paenibacillus uliginis N3/975 genome has a window encoding:
- a CDS encoding Cfr family 23S rRNA (adenine(2503)-C(8))-methyltransferase, with product MQLKQSNKYRRIKEFLREHNYPNFRMKQILNAIFKERIDKFNEINVLPKSLRENLVKEFGESILDIAPLKEQHSEQVTKVLFEISGNEKIETVNMKYKAGWESFCISSQCGCNFGCEFCATGDIGLKRNLTSDEITDQILHFYLQGHSIDSISFMGMGEALANVQVFDALDVLTDPTLFALSPRRLSISTIGIIPSIKKMTLNYPQVNLTFSLHSPFNEQRSKLMPINDRYPLLDVLDTLDEHIRITSRKVYIAYIMLPGVNDSIDHAEEVVRLLKGRYKEGRLYHVNLIRYNPTVSSPLRFGEVDEGHVVNFYKKLKSSGINVTIRSQFGIDIDAACGQLYGNYQKSNKQY from the coding sequence ATGCAATTAAAACAAAGCAATAAGTATAGAAGAATAAAAGAATTCTTAAGGGAGCATAATTACCCTAATTTTAGAATGAAACAAATATTGAATGCCATTTTTAAGGAAAGAATCGATAAATTCAACGAAATTAATGTACTTCCAAAATCGTTAAGAGAGAATTTAGTTAAAGAATTTGGAGAGTCTATTTTAGATATTGCTCCTTTAAAGGAACAACATTCAGAGCAAGTCACTAAAGTCCTATTTGAAATTTCCGGAAATGAAAAAATAGAAACGGTAAATATGAAATATAAAGCTGGTTGGGAATCATTTTGTATATCTTCTCAGTGCGGATGTAATTTTGGGTGTGAATTTTGTGCAACAGGTGACATTGGATTAAAAAGAAATTTGACTTCAGATGAAATAACTGACCAGATCCTCCATTTTTATTTACAAGGCCATTCCATTGATAGTATTTCATTTATGGGAATGGGGGAAGCGTTAGCCAATGTACAAGTTTTTGATGCCTTAGATGTACTTACTGATCCTACGTTGTTTGCTTTGAGCCCACGTAGGTTATCTATTTCAACTATTGGTATTATTCCGAGTATAAAAAAAATGACGCTGAATTATCCGCAAGTCAATTTGACGTTTTCATTACATTCTCCTTTTAATGAACAACGAAGTAAGTTGATGCCGATTAATGATAGGTATCCATTATTAGATGTATTGGACACATTAGATGAGCATATACGAATAACATCAAGAAAAGTATATATTGCTTATATTATGTTACCTGGTGTGAATGATTCTATCGACCATGCTGAAGAAGTTGTAAGACTGTTAAAAGGTCGATATAAAGAAGGACGTTTATATCATGTAAATTTAATCAGATATAACCCAACCGTCAGTTCTCCTTTAAGGTTTGGTGAAGTTGATGAAGGTCATGTTGTTAATTTTTACAAAAAATTAAAATCATCAGGCATTAATGTTACCATTAGAAGTCAATTTGGAATTGATATAGATGCTGCTTGTGGTCAATTGTATGGAAATTATCAAAAGAGCAACAAGCAGTATTGA